The genomic stretch caaaatggccaccaaaacaggaagtaggttgatgtacagtatgtccacacatagaaaatacatccatacacaagcaggctgtatacagccttacttctgaatctcaagagatcacttgtgtgtgtttaccttctgtccccagcttctctcatgcactgaacattacaggcttcctgcagacagctctgcctgtgcctgtgtttgtaattcctcagtatgtgacagaccagctcctttcacagcctccagaggaggatttttatccagctctcttctatcactgataagatagcagagaagctgctggcttatgtaaataaaacacacactggagtgtgcatagaggaacagttcaacactgaagaacttggcagccttccagacacaggccgacaagtctgacaggggaaagatacattgatttattacagagatggttatagtagaaagagctgcagtaagccagaacacattagaataggtttaggaacttgtaggatggtagaaaaaacgttgtaatttttgttacagagtcgctTTAAGAGATAATTATAATTATAGTTATCTCTTAAGAGATAATTATAGTTATAATAGTTATAATAgttataattataattataattatagTTATCTCTTAAGAGATAATTATCTCTTAAGAGATAATTATCTCTTAAGAGATAATTTCTCATCTTCtactccgcctgcgttgccgtgtcctcgatcccgctgatgtcaccaggagtgtatagcagaagcccagtatggtctgtgtctgcgcagtatgctcctggtgccatcagcgggatcgaggacacggcaacgcaggcggagtagttttctgactttaaagtcagaaattccagaagtgaatctggcggggccagagcatcggggagtggctgcgccaacacaggatgtctgcgggggaccattagaagccccgggtaagttcagctcattttcccccgaccaccctacagtatccctttaaacttttaaaaacactcaactgaaaaataaataccaaagagtaggtgaaaaagtactgtcaaaattattttcttttcctAGTGGTTTAAAAGGCGATTTATTGATTAGGTCTAAAAATTtcactttggagaaaactcaggggaaaagttTATTGAATGAAGCCGTTATCTCTATTGGCTGTTTATATTCCCTTATTGCGTGATCTTACAGTTTCCTTTGTTCAATTTTGGGTTTACAGGTAGTCCTTGACTTTCGAACAACTTGCTGATATAAACGGCCTGAACATGTAGAATCCAATTCTGtggtaacaagtaaaaaaaaatcaaaaagaccttgaagtttttgagaaaatctattttaaaaaattctaaataaaaatgttttaaactggtaaaattacatttttctgtGGTACACTGAGGACACAGGGGTGGCAAagtgggggacactgaaggcacaggggaacagaggtgacacagaggaggacaatgGAAGCacagggaggcacagaggaggtacaggggacagagatggcacagtcttTCGACTTATGGACAGACTcaggttaaagaacaagcgacacccatgataacctagaaataaaaaacacatacataagtagataaatactagttctacttacataacagatgtattgtgctatccacataatgattcctgtgaattttataaaggaaaagcagaaaatcctattctaggcagtggccatcttgccaagctaatgctgacatcatatcctccctgactcttgtttccccccctcccttctcttgctcattgtgtattcattagctgccctcctcccagagtcttcagacactcccactgaggtgtatactaggaactacactgtcttatcctccaatcactgagtcacctcagccttgcttgtggaacacaagtaatcagggcgtttctgataagcagctaggcagggaaataaatggaagaggaggagtatattatagataaaaagaattcccagcattcaactctttggcactgtttggcactagggccagtgctcctaaagtatgtgataactacaaaccataacagcagaaaaagttttgcaagttttaaatgcaagatcagcatctttatcacttaatacactcagaccagttgctgttgaaatttgatttttatggtgacattaCCGCTTTAAGGCTGACCTactgtccctatctggttcatcaaccagggactacctgtagttgGACCTTAAAGAAGGCATTCTTTTCATTTTTATCCGCATGATAATAACATTAAGGAGGACACGTTGATTCATAGCTCTGATTGCACAATATAAATTTTTAATAAACACTGAACATGTGTTCTGTACTAATAATAATATCACAATAAAAATATAGCACAAATACTTCATCGTTATTTTACATTATCTACAAGAGGTGGAAGGTGATCTAATTACAAGTAGTAAGAAAATACTTTgatacattaaaataaaaaagaaattgcTGTAAGACATACAATAATGTTCTGTACAATGGAAAATACACATTCAAAAGCTCTTGAACCACTGAAGCCCAACCCACCCTCATCTGTGATTGGTCAGGGCTCACGTAGGAGGAGGAGCATAATTatattgaaaaataaatattttcattATATATTCATTTATAACTGGTCAACATTTTATACTGGGGAAATAATTTAACTTCTTATTATTTAGGTTGATGGAGAAGTTAAGCGGATTGCAtagttgtgttttgtttttacttcTGTTTTTTTTGGTATACATTTATTTGGTGCATATGAAACATTAcagatcaatattttttttaagtgtgacACCTGCTGGTTTGACTGGCAAAGTATATTTAGCAGAAAAAGAGACTCGCTTTACTGTTGTGGTAAACAATAAtattggtttgcatgcaaagtttaTGCAAAATGGAAAATGGGGTCAATGAAATTAATTATTTGCAGGCAGGCCAGAATCAAAATAAATGTCTATTGGTGAGTAATGTTGAGGCCTTGTTATTTTTTGtgtagaattttttttcctttactacTAAGCTGTAAAATTagaccttttttttaattcaaaccgTCAAGTGGAGCGCCAGCTACCgtcattgtgattttttttttaattagctacATGCATTATTCTACTGATTAGAGAAAATATTGTTTGTCTGCTTTTTTAATGCCTGCttaggttctttttttttttattttttttttattgatttaggTCACATTATATCTAAACAAAAAAGAACAGTTTCAGCTGAGCACATATTTGTATTCTAGAAGTCAATTATTTTTAGTAATAAAACTAAAAGCTAAATATAATACAAATCTGAAAAATAAATTACTATACCTTCCCTTCAAAATGGTCAATAGTCTAGTTTAGGGTACCCAGCAGGACACCTCATTGAGAAATTCAGCtgacgtgattgggtggacgtcACCCTTTCGAACTGcttggtttcagataggttgtagtaaaccacgcccacactattcagccaatcacaatgcttcatgccgtagagggtgctgtgattggagagctGTTCCCTGTGTGGTTTCCTGCCCAgtaccctaaactagactagcgctgGAAAATGTACCTCAGGGGGCTGTTTATAAAAGTTTTTAAATCCAAACTGACGCCCCCCCACATGCTCCAACATTCTCTCGCCGGCGTACAGGAAGTAAGTTGCTGGTTGCCGAAAATGAATGAAATAAAAGCTGCTCTCACAGTACTGACgttaagccaatttagccagatttgcacagccagacttgtaagggttaagcttggtgttgagcacgcataaattttcttgtAGTAAGCACAGTACTGACGTTGCATGGCAGCGGAACAGACAATATAATCGCATCAAAACACAATGCAATTGCATTTCAATAGCACTTTTACACCAGCTCGCGATTTCTGAGAGAATGATGCAGCGCTTTACCGGACAACGCGATTTCACATCACCACTGCGATAGTATTTTTCAGGGTGTGCAACACCAATGCCATGTATGTAGTGTGAAAGTAGCTTATCTAAAACTAATTTCCTAGAGACTTGATGTATTTCTGAAGCAAATTTGGAATGTGTTCTGAGGAACCATTATCAATAAGGCCTAGTGCGcaccaaaatcgcaatcgcaaatcgctagtgcttAGCGCTTTTCAATTGcgattttgcagagcaatttttgAACAGATGCACTTTCGTTCATGCTGAATTGCTaccaaaatgctacatgcagcatgattgcgcgatttaaaaaaaaatcacaacgctgctgtgggaacaccccctTTAAACGTTACAGTAgccaagcgctcttggtgtgcactaacccttaggccccgttcacaatgGGGATCGCAAAATGGTagcaaaatcactagcgttttgcagcggggtttttttgtgtttttatacTGGACTTTTCTGCGATTTTTGAGCTATTATGATTcgcgatttttttttattgcaaaaaagcACTGCATGTACTGCATTTTTGTTTTCCACAACCCTGAATCGCTGGCGATTGCTGCAGTGAGATCACTACCATATACTATAAATTACACTAGTGCTAGCAATCGCCGGTGATTTGAAAAACTGTGGGAAACGCCTATATATTGCCGCAGTGTTAAAaggccctaagggcccgttctcattaGGGCAATTAGCGGGTGATTCCAACTAATCGCCAAAGCGCTAGCACAATAGAAAcctaatggcagtgatctcactgaggCAATTGCCGCAGATCGCAGGCGTTTAGCGATTAAcggcaatcgcaaaacgtgttACCTGTAGCATTTTGCTGTTATActcaagcgatcgcggtacagtgcttaaacaAGCGCTGATCCTGATCGATGGGAATCGTAGGGGTGTACAGTGATgttaatcgtggtaaaatcacctGCTGCGCAAAACGGTAGCGCTAAGTGCTGAATGGGTTCTAAGGGGGACTTTGCTAGGCAAATGAGGGCTGCCTTTTTCTCAATATCCTGGTCACAATATTTTAAGTTTTAGCTCTTCACCACATAAAGGGCCTCACCCAATTATAGTTCTGTAGAAACACAATATTTTAAAGACACCTCTGCAGAACTTTgcgtaaaaatgtttttaaggtaATTTTGAATAATGTCTTTTATATccataaaaataaacaataatgTGTAATTAAGGATGGTCTGTAAGATGCGAATATTTCCGAATTGATGCTGGATTGTACAAATTTTGTAAGGCGTTTTATGGAGCTTGAAAATGAGCCAATCACGTCCCTCCAAAGTGGAAATAATCCTAGCTTGCATAAAAAATATAATGCAAgttttatgcaacttgaaattgggctaatcaaaattggtaggaagtgcatttgattggccaattccaaactgcatactaTTTGCAGTAAATTTGCAGGtaagtcagaattatttgcatttccacAATCGGCTCTATGGTAGATCAGGTTTTACAGAATAAACCACAGAAAGTACCAGCAATGCCAGCGCCAATCAGTCATACCTAAACTGCGATTTTTACAATGCGATTGTAAAATCAGGGCAAGCAAACCGCTCCTAAAAACTGACCCCATTTGTGTGATGCAAAAAGAGAGTGATAAACCTCAAGAAAGTCGCAGAGGATGGAATTATACACAATGCCATTATTCAATAAATCATGGACAAAATGCGTTAATAGCAGCAACCAATCAGCCaacagaaagataaagaaaaatgcaggtttcttttaaaaaacgctccgaaAATCATCGCATTGCAAAATAATAATCATTAAGTGCTTAGCGATTGAGTTTTGCAGTGTGATCTAagccttaaagcagaactgtagtgaaagagatatggaggctgccatatttttttttaagcaataccagttgcctggcagccgtgctgatcccctgcctctgatgctattagccacagaccctgaacaagcatgcaaataagaGGTTTCTGAATTTTTATCTAGTCGGACTTCAGgtccaagctgcatgcttgtttctggtgtgtgatccagacactcctgcagccaaagagatcagcagggctgtcgggTAGCTGGTATTGTttctaaggaaataaatatggcagcctccatatccctcggagttcaggtgtcctttaaagagggcaTGGGTGAAGCTCTGAGAAGGTTGCAGCATGAAGCTCTGGAAGTCTTTCCTAAAGGAAGTAACTCCCAATCATTTATGTGACTTTGGCTATTCAAGAagtttctaaaaaataaaaaataaagtctgTTACGTGGACGGAGCACCTTTGGCCCAGTtattagttttagccatagaactTCAGTAAATTTTTCCCAAGTACTCAATATTTCTCAAAAATAAAATCTCAGTTCctcgatatatatatatgtacataaagAGTATATAAAAATCTGTATTTCTGTAACGTAGCTTTGATGGTCAGAGAATGACCCAAGAGTTCCAAACCATTGGAGAGCTTTGTCCAACACAGTCTTGAGGGCCACAGCAGGCCACCTTGGTCCCTAATTTAGTCCAGTCAATGGTAGCCCAAGTCTAGCTTGAGATGAGTTTGCTTATTTTGCTGAGTCTCTTCCTGTCCCGGCTGTGGTGGTGTTGGTGGGCGTGGACGGGCTTGACAGACCCTTCATAATTGTGGCTGGATTCGTTGTGCTGCCTTGAATACCTTTTGCacttgcaggaagtgaccacgGTGACTTTGTAGGTCCTGCTGGTGCCGTCGGCGCACTGCAGCTGGATCCGCTGGGTCCGGGACTTGTCATTGACACACCGCCACTCCTGGGCGCTTCTGCGGCTCCAGTATTTCAGGCCGTAGCCGCCGCCAATCCAGTTGGGTAAAATAGGAAGGGGAAGGCATTCTCCGGCGCAAACAAGCTCCTTCAACGGCCTCAGGCTGGTGCACTGACCGTCCGAAATGTACTTGGTGGACCTCAGCTCTCGGCACCCAACCTGGTGGTGGCCTACAACAAAAATAATGAGATGAAACATTAGTAACTCTGAAGATTAAGTCTATGTGTTCACAAATGACTGTGTAACTCAACAAAAACAACTAACTACTACATCAACAACTCTTATTTTTAATTgtataaaaaacacatacatttcaACTGAATTATCACAACTTAACTGTttgtttttgtggttttttttttaacttttaacttTTTGCCAGTCACCACCAGTTTAGAAGGGTCCACCCATGGCTGCTACACGGGGATGGTGGTCGAGCCAAAGAAATAAGTAGACTGCGAAGGAGGAGCTGTGCTGGAAGGGAGAAGttgtaagggtgcatacacacatccaattttgattggcctatcactgaccaattttaacacctccatgtagtatgagggtcagcaGACTTTGAATACTGTGGTCATacagtgtaggtaagctctcataccacATGGTAGTGGCAAAATTGGCCATTCATTGGCAATCAAAAAGCTGCACTTGGGaaaaggaagggggtggggtcaCATTTGATCGGGTTCATGGccaggctgcatacatttgcatcaaatcagaattattagcatctcatcgaCCATCAATTGACCATTTAATAGAGTGAATCACACATCCATAACGATAAAGTTGTCGACCGTCATGGCAGCCATCCAACCATTCTTTCCCACGGTGCCCTGTTAtctgtggctggaaagtgtaatggttaaaggctctgcctctgacacaggagacctgggttcgaatctcggctctgcctgttcagtaagccagtacctagtcAGTAAggtgaccttgggcaagactccctctaCTGCCTGCTGAGCATGCCCTATTGGCTGCCTCTCAAGCGCCTTGAGTCGGACAGAagaaaagcgctgtacaaatggTGGAACTATTATTTGTAAGGACAGATCTGATCCTGTGCGGTCACATGGACAAACAGCTCATTTTCTCCCCCATAATGCCCTGCGGGTGGAAATAGTAGGTTGGCGTGTTGTGGTCATGTGACTATTGCCTATGATGAAGATAAAGTTGTTGGATCGTTACGGCTGTTACTTCCGCCTTCTTCCCCATAATTCCCAGCGGTGGCAGCATGGAAACCGTCCAGCTGGTTTTGGTGGTCATGAGACCTTCACTTTTAAGCTGAGACACCTTCAATTACCAGTTTAGCCCTGTCTAGGAAGCAATGACCTTAATTATGTTTACAGGGAACCTGAGAACCGTCCCTGGGCCGCCAGACAAAAGAGGAACAAGGAGAGTTGGAATTTGACAAGACTTTTAAAAAGTGGTGGAAGCGTTGATGAGGGGTTCCCATTCCACCGGAAAGAGACTGTCAGCCGATGACAATGGCTGAAGCCAAAACATTTCAATGACACGCCGCCTCCAATCTGGGCTGAGATCTTGTGAGAGCGAGATATGACTCTGGTTTACATCCTCATCGAATGCTTCACAGCTCAGCTCTGAGACATACGTCTCACGCATTAACCAGAGGAGTAAATAACGACAAAAAtcctacttacctaaggagagggaagcctctggatcctaatgaagctgtCCGCCGGTCCCCTGTTGCTGCTCgtggaccctccaaagattaccaacaagggctTGGCACAAGCGAgttcatactgtgcctgcgcaagtaTGGCCACATCTATGCAGTAAGCCAGTGCCGCTAGGGCACGAGCAGCTCCATGGAACTGCACAGGTGCTTTCACGTGTTTTGGCAGCTAATAAAtcgctttcctagcagaaaatggcttctgagagcaggaaagagataaaaagggtcaatagttcatacattttagctctggcatacttcaatgaatgtgtcattgagcaaaaacagtggctggatagtgtaatggttaagggctctgcctctaacactcgaGACCTAGGTTTGAACCTCAACCCCTCCTGTTcagtacttcaatgaatgtgtcattgagcaaaaacagtggctggatagtgtaatggttaagggctctgcctctaacactcgaGACCTAGGTTTGAACCTCAAcccctcctgttcagtaagccagcacctagtcagtaggagaccttgggcaagtctccctaacactgctactgcctatagagcgcgtcctagtggctgcagctctggcgctttgagtccgccaggagaaaagcgcgatatttgtgtttgtttgttttttgtttaatattTGAACTCCATTTAAGAGAGTCAAGAGACGGAGCCCGAATTAtgataaaaa from Hyperolius riggenbachi isolate aHypRig1 chromosome 5, aHypRig1.pri, whole genome shotgun sequence encodes the following:
- the SOSTDC1 gene encoding sclerostin domain-containing protein 1; amino-acid sequence: MPISPLQIFLYLACLLCKTCLSFKNDGTEILYSHVDKHLLQSANSSSINQARNGGRHPSAMDRTSHHQVGCRELRSTKYISDGQCTSLRPLKELVCAGECLPLPILPNWIGGGYGLKYWSRRSAQEWRCVNDKSRTQRIQLQCADGTSRTYKVTVVTSCKCKRYSRQHNESSHNYEGSVKPVHAHQHHHSRDRKRLSKISKLISS